One segment of Xiphias gladius isolate SHS-SW01 ecotype Sanya breed wild chromosome 1, ASM1685928v1, whole genome shotgun sequence DNA contains the following:
- the mesd gene encoding LRP chaperone MESD, with product MVSDFRWRYAVLLLCTYLLFILATDTKDKTKKKKDIRDYNDADMARLLEQWEEDDDIEEGDLPEHKRSPPPIDFNNVDPSKPEELLKMSKKGRTLMVFATVSGDPTEKETEEITGLWQGSLFNANFDVQRFVVGSNRVIFMLRDGSLAWEVKDFLVAQERCIDVTVEGQVFPGKAAKKDNSKYNQQNEVNAKKKSKKKTESKKPDFEGNNASNPKKEL from the exons ATGGTGTCCGACTTCAGGTGGAGATACGCGGTGCTCCTGCTctgcacttatttgctttttattttagcaaCTGACACGAAAGATAAgaccaagaaaaagaaagatatccGAGACTACAATGATGCAGATATGGCACGGCTCCTGGAACAATGGGAG GAGGATGATGACATTGAGGAAGGTGACCTCCCAGAGCACAAGAGGTCTCCTCCTCCCATTGATTTCAACAATGTGGACCCCTCTAAGCCAGAAGAGCTGCTCAAGATGTCCAAAAAGGGCAGGACTCTGATGGTTTTTGCTACAGTTTCAGGGGATCCCactgaaaaagagacagaggagatcACAGGCCTGTGGCAGGGCAGCCTCTTCAATGCCAACTTTGATGTTCAGAG GTTTGTGGTGGGTTCCAACAGGGTGATCTTCATGCTGCGGGATGGTAGTCTGGCCTGGGAGGTCAAAGACTTCCTTGTGGCCCAGGAGCGCTGCATTGACGTCACAGTGGAGGGACAGGTGTTCCCTGGGAAGGCTGCCAAGAAGGACAATTCCAAATATAACCAGCAGAATGAAGTCAATGCCAAGAAGAAGAgcaaaaagaagacagagagcaagaaaCCCGACTTTGAGGGGAACAATGCCAGCAATCCGAAAAAGGAGCTGTGA